Proteins encoded within one genomic window of Entelurus aequoreus isolate RoL-2023_Sb linkage group LG26, RoL_Eaeq_v1.1, whole genome shotgun sequence:
- the LOC133643454 gene encoding adenosine receptor A1-like codes for MSSCPGMKELELPDPLYISMEVLVALAAVLGNVLVVLVVWLNRALRNTTFCFMVSLALADISVGVLVIPLAITISLDICTSFYTCLLLCCLVVIITQSSILSLLAIAVDRYLRVKIPTR; via the coding sequence ATGTCTTCCTGTCCTGGCATGAAGGAGCTGGAGCTGCCGGACCCTCTCTACATCTCCATGGAGGTGCTGGTGGCTCTGGCCGCTGTGCTGGGCAACGTTCTGGTGGTGCTGGTGGTGTGGCTGAACCGGGCCCTGCGCAACACCACCTTCTGCTTCATGGTGTCCCTGGCGCTGGCTGACATCTCGGTGGGGGTTCTGGTGATCCCTCTGGCCATCACCATCAGCCTGGACATCTGCACCAGCTTCTACACCTGCCTCTTGCTCTGCTGCCTGGTGGTCATCATCACGCAGAGCTCCATCCTCTCGCTGCTCGCCATCGCCGTCGACCGCTACCTGAGGGTGAAGATTCCCACCAGGTGA